One part of the Halostagnicola larsenii XH-48 genome encodes these proteins:
- a CDS encoding ABC transporter substrate-binding protein yields the protein MPAQKETDATEEPTRRDYMRYGGTIVGGGLLAGCLGDGDTSPDTNTAEGYTATIAPVGEVTFDAPPKSIFTRLTHLAGMAFALGRGNDVNAMHAPDYYDALWNQFTPHLEGVSLDWTGLYSSWEPDKEQLYELNSDVHLADPASMFALGSWDMDDIEEIATNIGPWFGNTFSDRNEAPPDEWADQYQYYTLWEQFERVAQVFRAEERYQALSEIHTDLLETIESGLPPAADRPTAVLVGMSDIESIYAYTLNTPGFLTAHLRPLEPVGAFGDEVSSGDTVDMEAMLEADPDVIFSMGGMHPETDMVAIRENLTDHSVAREISAVENDRVYAQGARYQGPILNLFQLEMTAKQLYPDQFGTWPTYETGPYPEIPVDERLFDRGRVADIVNGNFER from the coding sequence ATGCCAGCACAAAAGGAGACGGACGCGACCGAAGAACCGACGCGTCGAGACTACATGCGATACGGTGGGACGATCGTCGGCGGCGGATTACTCGCCGGTTGTCTGGGAGACGGCGATACCTCGCCCGACACAAACACCGCCGAGGGCTACACAGCGACGATAGCACCGGTCGGTGAGGTCACCTTCGACGCACCGCCTAAGTCGATTTTTACCCGACTGACACACCTCGCCGGGATGGCCTTCGCGCTCGGACGGGGAAACGACGTCAACGCGATGCACGCACCGGACTACTACGACGCGCTGTGGAACCAGTTCACGCCGCACCTCGAGGGCGTGTCGCTGGATTGGACCGGCCTGTATTCATCCTGGGAACCGGACAAAGAGCAACTCTACGAACTAAATAGCGATGTCCACCTGGCAGATCCCGCGAGCATGTTCGCGCTCGGGAGCTGGGATATGGACGATATCGAGGAGATCGCTACCAACATCGGCCCGTGGTTCGGGAACACGTTCAGCGATCGAAACGAGGCCCCGCCGGACGAGTGGGCCGATCAGTACCAGTACTACACGCTCTGGGAGCAATTCGAACGGGTCGCACAGGTATTCCGTGCGGAAGAACGGTATCAGGCACTCTCGGAGATCCACACTGACCTGCTCGAGACTATCGAGTCGGGACTGCCACCGGCTGCTGATCGACCGACCGCAGTACTGGTCGGCATGAGCGATATCGAGAGTATCTACGCCTACACGTTGAACACTCCTGGATTCCTGACGGCCCACCTCCGACCGCTCGAGCCGGTCGGCGCGTTCGGTGATGAGGTCTCATCCGGCGATACGGTCGACATGGAGGCGATGCTGGAAGCGGATCCCGACGTCATCTTCTCGATGGGTGGGATGCACCCGGAGACCGATATGGTCGCGATCCGGGAGAACCTCACCGATCACTCGGTCGCTCGAGAGATCTCTGCTGTAGAGAATGATCGCGTGTACGCACAGGGCGCACGATATCAGGGGCCGATTTTGAACCTCTTCCAACTCGAAATGACGGCAAAACAGCTCTATCCCGACCAATTTGGTACGTGGCCGACCTACGAAACGGGACCCTACCCGGAGATTCCCGTGGACGAACGATTGTTCGATCGCGGGCGGGTAGCCGACATCGTGAACGGGAATTTCGAGCGATGA
- a CDS encoding DedA family protein, with translation MNPPQLEAMPTWLESMLTSELALLVLFGICILEGAMMLRFMPSELVVPAALALIGSSIPEVITIVAIAVVGTTIGQVILFYLVHRAGREYILEKRWFPVTESRLERFDGWFDRWGGIAVAVSNSMLFVRGLLTIPAGLSEMNGRTFLVLSALGSLSFQSILAGLYLIGGHLLIW, from the coding sequence ATGAATCCGCCTCAACTCGAGGCAATGCCGACCTGGCTCGAGTCGATGCTGACGTCGGAGCTCGCCTTGCTGGTACTGTTCGGAATCTGTATCCTCGAGGGGGCGATGATGCTTCGGTTCATGCCGAGCGAACTCGTCGTCCCCGCCGCGCTGGCGCTGATCGGATCGTCGATTCCGGAGGTGATCACTATCGTCGCCATCGCGGTCGTCGGAACGACGATCGGACAGGTGATCCTGTTTTATCTCGTCCACCGTGCCGGCCGGGAGTACATTCTCGAGAAACGGTGGTTCCCGGTCACGGAATCGCGACTCGAGCGGTTCGACGGCTGGTTCGATCGCTGGGGCGGGATCGCCGTCGCCGTGAGTAACTCGATGCTGTTCGTCAGAGGCTTGCTAACGATTCCTGCCGGTCTCTCCGAGATGAACGGCCGGACATTCCTCGTCCTCTCGGCGCTCGGATCGCTCTCATTCCAGTCGATCCTCGCCGGACTCTACCTGATCGGTGGCCACCTGTTGATCTGGTAG
- a CDS encoding metal ABC transporter substrate-binding protein, translating into MPQQTRRRFVEIGLGAAAIGAIGGCLSNPTGSDSEETVVQTSFFVVGDFADAIAGDAATAETLVPVGQHGHGWEPGPQIQGTVSESDLFVRVAEGFQPWADDLVETLEDDDADVQFITAGADVDHLEVGQGHDHGSDGHDHESTQSTTEDGHDHTVDDPHFWLDPARARTAVETIRDAFVAVDGANEDAYVENAEEYRARLEELDETFESTLTDASGDVVLVAGHNAYQYLGHRYEFEIETLTGLAPDSRPTPADIERAQEIIAEHDLEYVCADPLESQTAAEQLVEETDATDILPLTPIPGQTQEWADDGWGYVDIMEKINLETLTEVLDGR; encoded by the coding sequence ATGCCACAACAGACTCGGCGACGATTCGTGGAGATCGGGTTGGGAGCTGCTGCCATCGGCGCGATCGGCGGATGCTTGTCGAATCCGACGGGTAGCGACAGTGAGGAAACAGTCGTCCAGACGTCGTTTTTCGTAGTCGGTGACTTCGCGGACGCCATCGCGGGTGACGCTGCGACGGCAGAGACGCTGGTCCCGGTCGGACAGCACGGCCACGGGTGGGAGCCAGGCCCGCAGATCCAGGGAACGGTATCCGAGTCCGATCTGTTCGTTCGTGTGGCCGAGGGGTTCCAGCCGTGGGCAGACGACCTCGTGGAAACCCTCGAGGACGACGATGCCGACGTTCAGTTCATCACCGCCGGAGCGGACGTCGACCACCTCGAAGTCGGCCAGGGGCACGATCATGGAAGCGATGGCCACGATCACGAATCAACTCAGTCCACCACCGAGGACGGTCACGATCACACCGTCGACGATCCACACTTCTGGCTCGATCCGGCACGCGCAAGAACGGCCGTCGAGACCATCCGCGACGCGTTCGTCGCCGTCGACGGGGCCAACGAGGATGCATACGTCGAAAACGCCGAGGAGTACCGGGCCAGGCTCGAGGAACTCGACGAGACGTTCGAATCGACGCTCACGGACGCATCGGGGGACGTCGTACTCGTCGCCGGCCATAACGCGTACCAGTATCTCGGACACCGCTACGAGTTCGAGATCGAGACGCTGACGGGACTGGCCCCCGACAGTCGGCCGACCCCGGCGGATATCGAGCGAGCGCAGGAGATCATTGCAGAACACGACCTCGAGTACGTCTGTGCCGACCCGCTAGAATCGCAAACGGCTGCCGAGCAACTCGTCGAGGAGACGGACGCGACCGATATCCTCCCGCTGACGCCGATACCAGGCCAGACACAGGAGTGGGCTGACGACGGCTGGGGGTACGTCGATATCATGGAGAAGATCAACCTCGAAACGCTGACGGAGGTACTCGACGGACGATGA
- a CDS encoding SCO family protein gives MQRRAYLGSLGTTGAILAAGCLNRGNSDTVLDSPDRRGDSEDIAYPAYGQELPEVTVPSPLHDRDVTTTEFVGDRHVLMTFVFTRCHGPCPTLTSTLAQIQSDAAKNDYEDEVAFLPVTFDPAYDTADRLRTFSEERGADPDAENWQFLRPESHDTAQEVVNDTFGIGFEKTDAYTEDTEGAAHSGESEDDQDGEMKDMFVHVTLIILANEDGYVERAYRKMPGANTILDDLATVRGENGGGFL, from the coding sequence ATGCAGCGACGCGCATATCTGGGTTCACTGGGCACAACGGGAGCCATCCTCGCGGCCGGTTGTTTGAATCGCGGTAATTCCGACACCGTCCTCGACTCGCCTGATCGCCGAGGGGACAGCGAAGACATCGCCTATCCGGCTTACGGACAGGAACTTCCGGAAGTGACGGTGCCGTCGCCGCTTCACGACCGGGACGTGACCACGACCGAGTTCGTCGGTGACCGACACGTCCTGATGACGTTCGTCTTCACCCGGTGTCACGGGCCGTGTCCGACCCTCACGTCGACGCTCGCGCAGATTCAATCCGACGCCGCGAAGAACGACTACGAGGACGAGGTCGCGTTCTTGCCCGTCACGTTCGACCCCGCCTACGACACCGCAGATCGGTTGCGGACGTTCTCCGAGGAACGGGGCGCGGACCCGGACGCCGAAAACTGGCAGTTCCTTCGTCCCGAATCCCACGACACAGCACAGGAAGTCGTCAACGACACCTTCGGAATCGGCTTCGAAAAAACGGACGCCTACACCGAAGATACGGAGGGGGCCGCCCATTCGGGCGAATCCGAGGACGACCAAGATGGCGAGATGAAAGATATGTTCGTTCACGTGACGCTTATCATCCTCGCCAACGAAGACGGCTACGTCGAACGCGCGTACAGAAAGATGCCGGGAGCGAACACGATACTCGACGACCTTGCCACGGTCCGCGGCGAGAACGGCGGAGGATTCTTGTGA
- a CDS encoding metal ABC transporter permease: MLDWYTLLGVDGTSAVATIQLLDLLYGVFEWFLEDAYGTMMDRLAEILGVRMLGYPYMQRAYLAAVCIAIIGPIVGTFLVHREMAMIGDTLSHTAFAGVAVGLFINATFSLSLSPLLTAFVVAVITALLVELLIEYADTYSDTSLAIVLTGGFAIGSILITATDGGIAVGIDAYLFGSLATVLKADTGLLVFMSLLVGGVVSLAYRPLVYVTFDATAARAARIRVRRYKRLMVVLTAFVVVSAMQIMGVILVVAMLVVPVATAALVAQSFKQSIALAILAGEFAVIIGVTVSYAYDIAAGGSIVISAIGVYATVLGLEKLARETPISTVMKWGRNHEKRGEDGSKAGSGEED; the protein is encoded by the coding sequence ATGCTCGATTGGTATACTCTACTTGGTGTGGACGGAACATCCGCCGTCGCCACGATTCAGTTACTCGACCTCCTGTACGGGGTCTTCGAGTGGTTCCTCGAGGACGCGTACGGCACCATGATGGACCGTCTCGCGGAGATTCTGGGCGTGCGGATGCTCGGATACCCCTACATGCAGCGAGCCTACCTCGCTGCAGTGTGTATCGCCATCATCGGACCGATCGTCGGAACGTTCCTCGTCCACCGTGAGATGGCGATGATCGGGGATACGCTCTCCCACACCGCCTTCGCGGGTGTCGCCGTCGGTCTGTTCATCAATGCGACGTTTTCACTGTCGCTGTCACCGCTGCTCACTGCCTTCGTGGTGGCGGTCATCACGGCGTTGCTCGTCGAGTTGCTGATCGAATACGCCGATACGTACAGCGATACGTCATTGGCGATTGTATTGACCGGCGGATTCGCGATCGGGAGCATTCTCATCACTGCGACAGACGGCGGGATCGCCGTCGGGATCGACGCCTACCTCTTCGGTAGCCTCGCGACCGTTTTGAAGGCGGATACCGGACTGCTGGTCTTCATGAGTTTGCTGGTCGGCGGAGTCGTTTCGCTGGCGTACCGTCCGCTGGTATACGTCACGTTCGACGCGACGGCTGCCCGCGCAGCGAGGATTCGGGTTCGACGCTACAAACGACTCATGGTCGTGCTCACAGCGTTCGTCGTCGTGAGTGCGATGCAGATCATGGGCGTCATCTTGGTCGTGGCGATGCTCGTCGTACCGGTTGCGACCGCGGCACTGGTCGCCCAGAGTTTCAAACAATCTATCGCACTCGCGATACTCGCCGGCGAGTTCGCGGTGATCATCGGTGTAACGGTCTCGTACGCTTACGATATCGCCGCCGGTGGTTCGATCGTCATCTCGGCAATCGGCGTGTACGCCACCGTGCTTGGGTTGGAAAAGCTGGCTCGCGAAACCCCAATTTCGACGGTGATGAAATGGGGGCGAAACCACGAGAAACGTGGTGAGGATGGTAGTAAAGCCGGCAGCGGAGAAGAGGACTAA
- a CDS encoding TlpA family protein disulfide reductase, giving the protein MRRRDMLLGAGSLGLVGGAGLFVSDRRILGTQTGVDPVSVETLDAPGSDAGTVSAPERGTTTFLEFFATWCGTCESMMEPLSQVHSTVSNDVQFISITNEPIGQSIARDDVIEWWREHGGNWTVGLDNDLQLTDAFEVVEIPTAIVLDERNDVAWSGAGRKSTETLVDRIESTHSEA; this is encoded by the coding sequence GTGAGGCGGCGCGACATGCTTCTCGGGGCCGGCAGTCTCGGCCTCGTCGGCGGTGCCGGACTGTTCGTTAGCGACCGTCGCATCTTGGGCACCCAAACCGGTGTGGATCCGGTTTCCGTCGAAACGCTCGATGCGCCCGGTAGCGATGCCGGAACCGTCTCCGCACCGGAACGCGGCACCACGACGTTCCTCGAGTTCTTCGCGACGTGGTGTGGGACCTGTGAATCGATGATGGAACCACTGTCACAGGTCCACTCGACCGTCAGCAACGATGTACAGTTCATTTCGATTACGAACGAGCCGATCGGTCAATCGATCGCTCGAGACGACGTCATCGAGTGGTGGCGCGAACACGGGGGGAATTGGACTGTCGGGTTGGACAACGACCTTCAGCTTACCGACGCGTTCGAGGTCGTCGAAATCCCAACGGCGATCGTCCTCGACGAACGCAACGATGTCGCGTGGTCTGGTGCGGGTCGAAAATCGACAGAAACGCTCGTAGACCGGATCGAATCCACTCACAGCGAGGCCTGA
- a CDS encoding metal ABC transporter ATP-binding protein, with product MMSGRASEPIVSVDEVTFRYGEQAVLEDVSLTVEPGAFLGLVGPNGSGKSTLIELVLGIKRPDSGSVVLFGDRAHEFDEGEQIGYVAQDATETAQEMPITVREVVTMGRYPRRLFGRFSRADRRAIDEALERVGIADLASRRIGRLSGGQRQRVFIARALASEADLLILDEPTVGVDAESREAFYTLLSDLNATGLTIVLIEHDIGVVTTHVTDIACLNRKLYFDGDPKEFVETDALAQAYGSDQHVIQHDH from the coding sequence ATGATGTCCGGCCGAGCGTCCGAACCGATCGTCAGCGTCGACGAGGTCACCTTTCGATACGGCGAGCAAGCGGTCCTCGAGGACGTGTCGCTCACCGTCGAACCAGGCGCGTTCCTCGGACTGGTCGGGCCGAACGGAAGCGGCAAAAGCACGCTAATCGAACTCGTTCTCGGGATCAAACGTCCTGACTCGGGATCAGTGGTTCTCTTCGGCGACCGCGCTCACGAGTTCGACGAGGGCGAGCAGATCGGGTACGTCGCACAGGATGCTACAGAGACAGCTCAGGAGATGCCGATAACGGTGCGTGAGGTCGTCACGATGGGACGATACCCTCGTCGGCTCTTCGGCCGGTTCTCGCGAGCGGATCGACGGGCGATCGACGAAGCGCTCGAACGCGTCGGGATCGCGGATCTCGCGTCCCGTCGCATCGGCCGGCTCTCCGGCGGACAGCGACAACGCGTGTTCATCGCTCGCGCGCTGGCGTCCGAAGCGGACCTCCTGATTCTCGACGAACCGACCGTCGGCGTCGATGCCGAGTCGCGAGAAGCGTTCTACACGCTTCTAAGTGATCTGAATGCAACCGGACTCACCATCGTCCTCATCGAACACGACATCGGCGTCGTCACCACGCACGTGACGGACATCGCCTGTCTCAACCGCAAGCTGTACTTCGACGGTGATCCGAAGGAATTCGTTGAGACGGACGCTCTCGCGCAAGCCTACGGGTCAGACCAGCACGTTATTCAGCACGATCACTGA
- a CDS encoding HalOD1 output domain-containing protein: protein MNDIEFDGDEDTFRAEYDSRRDQPSLAVVAVVAAVDDRDPGELTPLHFVIDTEALDDLFTETAAEGLRNGNLSFSYEGFDVTAFSRGTIEISPIPNA, encoded by the coding sequence ATGAACGATATCGAGTTCGACGGAGACGAAGATACGTTCCGGGCGGAGTACGACAGTAGGCGCGATCAACCGAGTCTCGCAGTAGTTGCGGTGGTAGCCGCTGTCGACGACAGAGATCCCGGTGAACTTACCCCGCTCCATTTCGTGATTGATACGGAGGCGCTCGACGATCTGTTTACGGAGACAGCCGCTGAAGGACTGAGGAACGGCAATCTCTCCTTTTCGTATGAGGGATTTGATGTGACGGCGTTTAGCAGGGGAACGATCGAGATTAGCCCGATACCGAACGCGTAG
- a CDS encoding aryl-sulfate sulfotransferase — protein MTDRSLPSLAEVRSVVSRNRIRIVLVALILLSAGVVIDGATGDETSTATEADVPEAPETDNHTVVTESGRAGTITVYSPDGEVEYYNNSRTKYFDADPVEGDPMTIEYTATDTIHSEGPTCSDPPCARNVLERVDLEDEDPEPEVIYERYDYKETAGEWHDSSRINETHVAIADIVADQVFIVNTETEVVEWLWDAQSDYPVEEGGPYPEDWAHINDVEYIDEGEHEGRIMASLRNQDQVVFLDQEEGLVEDWTLGDENDYDVQYEQHNPDYIPESEGGPAIVVADSENGRVQEFQRENGEWNRSWEWQDEQIQWPRDADRLPNGNTLIADSHGNRVMEVNQSGDIVWEVESTLPYAAERLETGAESEGGQSAAELGLESRTEEDESGGGDDDSGGGGFGFNPIEYLGNVLENVLPHRIYNGMLYATPIWMGSTEFAAIGLGLLTGLAWAGMEIRWQLRDVGVRFRVPVYRRGD, from the coding sequence GTGACGGACCGGTCGCTCCCTTCGCTGGCGGAGGTGCGATCAGTAGTCTCGCGAAATCGGATTCGTATCGTACTAGTTGCCCTGATCCTGCTCTCTGCTGGCGTCGTCATCGACGGCGCAACTGGAGATGAGACATCGACGGCGACAGAGGCGGACGTTCCCGAAGCGCCGGAGACGGATAATCACACGGTCGTCACCGAATCCGGGCGAGCAGGGACGATAACCGTCTACTCGCCCGACGGCGAAGTCGAGTACTACAACAACTCGAGAACGAAGTACTTCGACGCTGATCCGGTCGAAGGTGATCCGATGACGATCGAATACACGGCGACGGATACGATCCACTCGGAAGGACCGACGTGTAGTGATCCGCCGTGTGCGCGAAACGTCCTAGAGCGCGTCGATCTCGAGGATGAAGATCCCGAGCCCGAAGTCATCTACGAGCGCTACGATTACAAGGAGACCGCCGGCGAGTGGCACGACTCGTCGCGGATCAACGAGACCCACGTCGCCATCGCCGATATCGTCGCCGACCAGGTGTTCATCGTGAACACGGAAACGGAAGTCGTCGAGTGGCTCTGGGACGCACAGAGCGACTATCCGGTCGAAGAAGGCGGGCCGTATCCGGAAGACTGGGCCCACATTAACGACGTCGAGTACATCGACGAGGGCGAACACGAGGGTCGAATCATGGCCAGCCTTCGTAATCAGGACCAGGTCGTCTTCCTCGATCAGGAGGAGGGACTGGTCGAAGACTGGACGCTCGGAGACGAGAACGACTACGACGTCCAGTACGAACAGCACAACCCCGATTACATCCCCGAATCAGAGGGCGGTCCGGCGATCGTCGTCGCCGACTCCGAGAACGGACGCGTACAGGAGTTCCAGCGTGAAAACGGCGAGTGGAATCGGAGTTGGGAGTGGCAAGACGAGCAGATCCAGTGGCCTCGAGACGCCGACCGACTCCCCAACGGAAACACGCTTATCGCCGACTCCCACGGGAACCGCGTCATGGAGGTAAATCAATCGGGCGACATCGTCTGGGAAGTCGAATCGACGCTCCCCTACGCGGCTGAACGCTTAGAGACCGGCGCAGAAAGCGAAGGTGGTCAAAGCGCGGCTGAACTCGGACTGGAGTCTCGTACAGAAGAGGACGAGAGTGGCGGCGGCGATGACGACTCCGGCGGTGGCGGATTCGGATTCAACCCGATCGAATACCTCGGGAACGTCCTCGAGAACGTCCTCCCACACCGCATCTACAACGGCATGTTGTACGCGACGCCGATCTGGATGGGATCGACCGAGTTCGCCGCGATCGGACTGGGTCTGCTGACCGGATTGGCGTGGGCCGGGATGGAAATCAGGTGGCAACTTCGCGACGTAGGCGTCCGGTTCCGGGTCCCCGTTTACCGTCGAGGCGACTGA
- a CDS encoding hemolysin family protein, giving the protein MVDLAISIAQLAAALFLVFLNGFFVAAEFAYVRIRSTAVEQLAAEGRTGSAILQEAVDNLDNYLAVTQLGITLASLGLGWLGEPAIAALLEPVFEPLLPESVIHIVAFAIGFSIITFLHVVFGELAPKTISIAQPERIALLVSPPMKLFYYLFVPGIIVFNGTANRFTRLIGIPPASETDETLTEEEILTVLSRSGHEGEIGVTEVEMIEQVFTLDDTTALDVMVPRPDVETLRADLSLPEIRSRILEADHTRYPVVDAEDSDQVIGFIDIKDVLRASESIEEGTSSTITAGEIAREIPIVPETTSIADILARFQRDRGQLAVVVDEWGVFEGLVTVEDIVEQIVGDLRDEFDADEPSIERRDDTYIVDGSMSVSAVDEHLDAEFESDDFGTIGGFVLNELGRAPEAGDRVSVDGYTFTVADIDGARITSLLVRQSDSAASE; this is encoded by the coding sequence ATGGTAGATCTCGCAATTTCGATTGCACAGCTCGCGGCTGCGCTTTTTCTGGTCTTCTTAAACGGCTTCTTCGTCGCGGCGGAGTTCGCCTACGTCCGCATTCGGTCCACAGCAGTCGAACAACTGGCCGCAGAGGGCCGAACCGGGTCGGCAATCCTGCAAGAAGCCGTCGACAATCTCGACAATTATCTCGCGGTGACCCAGCTCGGAATTACCCTCGCCTCGCTCGGCCTGGGGTGGCTCGGTGAGCCGGCCATCGCTGCCCTGCTCGAGCCGGTGTTCGAGCCGTTGCTGCCAGAAAGCGTGATCCACATCGTCGCCTTCGCGATCGGCTTTAGCATCATCACATTCCTCCACGTCGTCTTCGGCGAACTCGCGCCGAAGACGATTTCGATCGCCCAACCCGAGCGGATCGCCTTGCTCGTCTCGCCACCGATGAAACTCTTTTACTATCTGTTCGTCCCCGGTATCATCGTCTTCAACGGGACTGCGAACCGGTTCACGCGACTGATCGGGATTCCGCCCGCCTCGGAGACGGACGAGACGCTCACAGAAGAGGAGATCCTAACCGTCCTCAGCCGATCCGGCCACGAGGGTGAAATCGGTGTGACTGAAGTAGAGATGATCGAGCAAGTGTTCACGCTCGACGATACGACCGCTCTGGACGTGATGGTTCCTCGGCCGGACGTCGAAACCCTCCGGGCAGACCTCTCGCTCCCAGAGATTCGATCACGGATCCTCGAGGCAGATCACACCCGATATCCCGTCGTCGATGCCGAAGATTCCGATCAGGTAATCGGATTCATCGACATCAAAGACGTGTTGCGCGCGAGCGAGTCGATCGAGGAGGGGACATCCAGCACAATAACGGCCGGTGAGATCGCTCGGGAGATTCCGATCGTTCCGGAGACGACATCAATCGCCGATATCCTGGCCCGGTTCCAGCGCGACCGAGGACAACTAGCCGTGGTTGTCGACGAGTGGGGGGTATTCGAGGGGCTCGTTACTGTCGAAGATATCGTCGAGCAGATCGTCGGTGATCTTCGCGACGAGTTCGACGCCGACGAACCCTCGATCGAGCGCCGCGACGACACCTACATCGTTGACGGGTCCATGTCCGTCTCAGCGGTCGACGAGCATCTCGATGCCGAATTCGAATCGGACGACTTCGGCACCATCGGCGGCTTCGTGCTGAACGAACTGGGCCGGGCCCCCGAAGCCGGCGATCGAGTCTCCGTCGATGGCTACACGTTCACAGTAGCCGATATCGACGGTGCTCGGATAACGTCGCTGCTGGTCCGTCAATCCGACTCCGCAGCGAGCGAGTGA
- a CDS encoding helix-turn-helix domain-containing protein — MAIEASFTVDQPEFPLNTIFEELPDASIELDRVVPTSDAVIPYFWIYSENIGDLEADLSADEGVDEFRVIDELAEQLFVRIDWNLDHESVLTAIVNTEVTLLSGLGDVENWTFEVRSSDQKNVSEFQSYCRANEIPIELTQLHALSPLESDGEFDLTEGQRSTLVLAYSRGYFNSPRDATQDDLADELEISRQAVSSRLQRSLRRLVASTLITTQE; from the coding sequence ATGGCTATCGAAGCCTCGTTCACCGTCGATCAACCCGAATTCCCGTTGAACACGATCTTCGAAGAGTTACCAGACGCCAGCATCGAACTGGATCGCGTCGTTCCGACGAGCGATGCCGTCATACCGTACTTCTGGATTTACTCGGAGAACATCGGCGACCTCGAGGCTGACCTGAGCGCCGATGAAGGCGTCGATGAGTTTAGAGTAATCGATGAGTTAGCTGAGCAACTGTTCGTCCGGATCGACTGGAACCTCGACCACGAAAGCGTTCTAACCGCTATCGTCAACACTGAAGTCACGCTCCTTTCTGGGCTGGGGGATGTGGAAAACTGGACGTTCGAAGTCAGGAGTAGCGATCAAAAGAATGTCTCCGAATTCCAATCGTACTGTCGTGCAAACGAGATTCCCATCGAACTTACCCAACTCCACGCGCTCTCACCGCTCGAATCAGACGGGGAATTCGATTTGACCGAGGGCCAGCGGTCAACGTTGGTGCTCGCTTACTCTCGTGGGTACTTCAACTCGCCGAGAGATGCCACCCAAGACGACCTTGCCGATGAACTCGAGATCAGTCGACAGGCGGTTTCATCGCGTTTACAACGCAGTCTTCGACGGCTCGTCGCGAGTACGCTTATAACGACTCAAGAGTGA
- a CDS encoding DUF7471 family protein → MAAAPFRFASESAIGPAAIGRTTLGTTSFGANWFDPGFSVLLLGVIILAALGTTVLFLGSLVAFWRRRTAPYLGITIALALLVIRTLVGFGTLSGVVPMPIHHLVEHSFDFFIAVVILYTAYSTGSPRRTDPPPSESDD, encoded by the coding sequence ATGGCGGCCGCCCCGTTTCGTTTCGCTTCGGAATCGGCAATCGGACCCGCAGCCATTGGAAGGACGACGCTGGGAACGACGTCGTTCGGGGCGAACTGGTTCGACCCTGGTTTCTCGGTCTTGCTGCTCGGCGTTATTATCCTCGCAGCGCTCGGCACCACGGTCCTGTTTCTCGGAAGTCTGGTCGCCTTCTGGCGACGGCGGACCGCTCCGTACCTCGGCATCACCATCGCGCTCGCGCTGTTGGTCATCCGGACGCTCGTCGGATTCGGCACCCTCTCCGGGGTCGTTCCGATGCCGATACATCACCTCGTCGAGCACAGCTTTGATTTCTTTATCGCCGTGGTGATACTCTATACGGCCTACAGTACGGGATCGCCACGTCGAACCGACCCTCCGCCGTCGGAATCGGATGACTGA
- a CDS encoding DUF7511 domain-containing protein, translating to MTGSSPTDYEPKRMGSPTPGPIDPSRSELLSVVLGPTERLVCTIYPPDVAAPYRTTTWITASGSAFVDLEGMR from the coding sequence ATGACCGGTTCGTCACCGACCGACTACGAACCGAAGCGGATGGGTTCGCCAACGCCGGGACCGATCGATCCGTCTCGATCCGAGCTACTGTCAGTCGTCCTCGGGCCGACTGAGCGACTGGTCTGTACGATCTATCCGCCGGACGTGGCCGCTCCCTACCGGACGACGACGTGGATCACAGCCTCGGGGAGCGCGTTCGTCGACCTCGAGGGGATGCGATGA